From one Thamnophis elegans isolate rThaEle1 chromosome 7, rThaEle1.pri, whole genome shotgun sequence genomic stretch:
- the ADA2 gene encoding adenosine deaminase 2: MKVVVQSFGGWLILFFSCVSFCVTLQLPDREMLLEMEKIRRTGGNLTLRPEEEEFNSKLMKLKEAEMATAMETGLFPPAMHFFKAKELIEKSAVFDILKKMPKGGLLHIHDYAMVSPEWLIYNISYLPHCYVSFCKETVQFKFSKPSHPKKVYSCSKWILLETYRKNLKDVSAFDKSLLRNITLVTDTPEETYPTQASIWEKFESIFKISSGLINYAPVFKSYLYQGLLELYNDNVQYVEIRVTLPEIYEASGKVHGKAWSVKVFEKVATQFKKKYPDFLGLKLIYTTTRKRTVLQIKSAILTAMKLRTKFPNTVAGFDLVGWEDGGKSLFELQKVLRLPEIKKVKLPYFFHAGETDWEGTSIDNNLLDALLMDTHRIGHGFALAKRSELRRVVLKGDIAVEVCPISNQVLKLISDLRNHPAAFLLSEGYPVVVSSDDPAIFGSKGLSYDFYEMFMGVGGMSANLTTIKQLVLNSFKYSSMKPDEKKKALEVWEKKWNDFIESFVPSLNATTVSE; encoded by the exons ATGAAAGTGGTTGTGCAGAGTTTCGGAGGTTGGCTGATCCTTTTTttcagttgtgtttccttttgtgTAACCCTCCAATTGCCTGATCGGGAGATGCTACTTGAGATGGAGAAAATCCGGCGTACAGGTGGAAACCTTACCCTACGACCAGAGGAAGAGGAATTCAACAGCAAGCTCATGAAACTGAAAGAAGCAGAAATGGCGACAGCTATGGAAACTGGGTTATTTCCACCGGCTATGCATTTCTTCAAGGCCAAAGAATTAATTGAAAAAAGTGCTGTGTTCGACATCTTGAAAAAAATGCCCAAAG GTGGTCTTTTACATATTCACGACTATGCTATGGTGAGCCCTGAGTGGCTGATATATAATATAAGTTACCTGCCTCACTGTTACGTCTCCTTCTGCAAAGAAACTGTTCAATTCAAGTTTTCAAAGCCTTCTCATCCCAAAAAAGTGTATTCTTGCTCCAAGTGGATTTTGCTGGAGACCTACCGCAAGAATCTGAAGGATGTATCTGCATTTGATAAGAG cTTACTGAGGAACATAACCCTAGTAACAGATACTCCAGAGGAGACCTACCCAACTCAAGCTTCCATCTGGGAGAAATTtgaaagcatctttaaaatctcTTCTGGCCTTATTAATTATGCACCTGTGTTTAAGTCCTATTTGTATCAAGGGCTGCTAGAACTCTACAATGATAATGTGCAGTATGTTGAGATCAGAGTTACCCTGCCAGAG ATATATGAGGCGAGTGGAAAAGTTCATGGTAAAGCTTGGTCTGTGAAAGTTTTTGAAAAAGTGGCtacccaatttaaaaaaaaatatcctgattTTCTGGGTCTAAAACTTATATATACGACCACCCG AAAGCGAACTGTTCTCCAGATCAAATCAGCCATTCTTACAGCCATGAAACTCAGGACTAAGTTCCCAAATACTGTGGCAGGGTTTGATTTG GTTGGTTGGGAAGATGGTGGAAAGTCTCTCTTTGAGCTGCAAAAAGTTTTACGGTTGCCAGAAATTAAAAAAGTTAAATTGCCATATTTCTTTCATGCTGGTGAGACAG ATTGGGAAGGCACTTCAATAGACAACAATTTATTGGATGCTCTGCTAATGGACACCCACAGGATTGGTCACGGATTTGCTCTTGCCAAGCGCTCAGAACTTAGGAGGGTGGTATTGAAGGGGGATATTGCTGTAGAAGTCTGCCCTATTTCTAATCAG GTCCTGAAGCTAATATCAGATCTGAGAAACCATCCTGCTGCTTTTCTGTTGTCAGAGGGCTATCCAGTAGTGGTTTCCTCGGATGATCCGGCCATCTTTGGATCAAAGGGATTATCCTACGACTTCTACGAGATGTTTATGGGCGTAGGAGGCATGAGTGCCAACCTGACAACTATTAAGCAACTGGTGCTAAACTCTTTCAA ATACAGTAGTATGAAACCTGATGAGAAGAAAAAGGCCCTGGAAGTTTGGGAAAAAAAGTGGAACGACTTCATAGAAAGTTTTGTACCTTCACTCAATGCGACTACTGTGTCAGAGTAG